In the bacterium genome, CCCCCAATTAAAAGAAACGGCTGATGATTTTTATTCCAGGTATTATCACCAGTAATTTCCTCTCTGAGTATTTCCTGCTCCCATTGCTTGCTATGGTAATGACGATAGTAATGATAAAGGCAAGCAGCTACACCAGCAGTTACTTTAAGGTGATCAAAGAGAGATATATCAGGATGCTTCCTGTAGGTCTCCTCATCAGTACCACTGTAGACTTTGAGAGTGATGGATGGGATAAAGGATGTGTACTTTTCTAAAAGATGTAGAATAATATCAATATTAAGATGGTTATTAATGGTCTTGATTTTAAAAAATTCATCCTCAAAGGTGTCCCAAAGATTCTTATAGGCTTGTGAAGAATTTTCCCCCGCATTTGCTTGTGGAACTATCCAACCCCCGAGAGGGGACAAAGAGTAATAACTCAGCCGTATTGAATTTTCTAAACCATTGTCTCTAATTTCATCCGCATGTGGATTCCTAACTCGAGAGAAGACATTAGCCAGTTGGATTTTCCGATACCATGTCTTTCCTACATCCCCTTTGGGATCGAATTCTGTTTTGCGCTCTGAAGCAGCACAGTTATCCGCTTCATAAAAGATCAGACTGGCGTTGCTCAGCCAAGTCTCAGCTTCATTCCCGTGGTGGTCTCGAGCTCCGGCAGCGATCACCCCCTCCCCATAATGGGAAGCAAGCCAAGCATGACCTATTTCTGTATGGGATTTGCCCTTATCCTCATCTAATTCAACCCGCTGCTTAAATTTCCCAATGTCATGGAGCAGTGATGCCAGTACTATGCCCTGGTATTCCTGGTATTCTTTTTGGTTTGAATACATATTTTCCCCTCATTACCTTACAACAAAATTTATGATGAATTTTCAGCTTTTAATCATACAACCTCACCCTAAAAATTTCATCTCCGGCAACGTTGCCGATGCCACTGCTGATGCCAAGGTCATGCATGGCAGTGCAGATGTTCCCTATCTTGTAGAGAAGCATCCACTCCACTTCTCCCCCTTGAGGGAGAGGCAGGGTGGGGGTGATGGTTATGATCACCTTTCCGCTCGAGAAAAGGAAAATGGGGAACATCTGATGGCAGTGTTTACCCTCTGACATTACTCCAATATCCGTATCCGTCTCTTATCCAGAGCTATGCCGTATTTGGTATCCGGCTTACGGCCGACAGACGATATCTCAAGGGTGGGTAAAGTGTAGAGGCCAAATCTCTGGCTGATCTTTTTCTTGATCTTGGCCTTATACTGGTTGAAAGTTTCAGCATCCAGCTTGCCAATGCCGCCGATATCACCAATACTGTCAATATTGCCACGGCAGATATCGTCTTGAGTAAGGCTTTTGTCCATGTTTTTCAAGGGAAGGTCACTTCCGGTTATACGAAGATACAGTTCGGTTATCTTTCTCTGGTCCGAAAAAACATCCTGGACGGTCAAAAAGCACTCCTGGCAGGACTGACAGGAAGGTTTCTCCTGCGAGCAGTCTCTTTTTTGCATGGCAAAGAAGGTATAGAGCGTTAAAAGAGAGGGTGATAGGTCAAGTTCCATTCCCTTAAAGGTCAGTTTCTTCTCAAGGATATTTATGGTTAAGGCGGGCTTTTTCTCCCGTACCAGGGAGAGCATCAAGGTTGCAGGGTCATGAGGCGTTCCCAGCCATTCATGAGATAATCTGTCACGAATTGATACAAAAGGCATGTGGATGAGGTTAACCCGTGCATAGCTTGTTTTCTTTGAATACGGCTCACCCTTTTGGTCCTTTAACTCAATCTCCACAGGCACTGGCGGGGGATAGAAGAATCCGCGATTGCTTTCAAATCCCGGTGATACCAGGACATGGTAAATTCTGTCCTGCGGTCTCCCATAAAGTTGAGCAGCCAGAGTCAGGCAAGAGCTCATGGTCTTTCGGCCACCGGCAACAAGGAAGAAAACAGCCGTTTCCGGATCCGAGGTCAGGGAAAAAGTAAGATCGAGACACTTCCTGAGAAGACACTCATTATCATCCTCATCAATAATGTCATCTATCTGCCGCCCATCCTCATCGGTGATCACGTGGACATGATCCGCCCCAAAATCGATTTGTCCCGCATCCTTGCCGTAATCCCGCAGATATTGATAATATTGGCCATCCGCAGGTGATAAAAGATGGGCATTGATCATATCCTTGCCATCTCTGGTGGTAATAACTTGAATGGCATCAACCCGCCGTCCCTCCTGATGCAGAGCGTAGAGAGCTTCAGTAATCACCTGAGGGCTGAGGCCGCAGACAGCCAGCAAGATATACTTCATCCTGCCTCCACGACGATCTGTCCCAGTCCGAACGTGCTCTGCTTGCCAAGATGAACCTCTTCGCAGAGACGAAGTAAAGGCAAAAATTCTCCTAAATTACCCGTATAGCTGATGCTGCCAACTATACCACCCATGAGCATCTTCACTTCCTGGCGGTTGGAGTAACGCTCCCAATCGAACCAGTGAAGATCAGACGCCTGTATCTTTATGCTCTGGTCCTGGGCTCTTGCCACCAGGCCTGTATAGTCCAGAGCAGGCTGCCCCTCCCCATAGCAGGCAAAGAGAGATGATATCCTGCGTAAAGCAGCCCTGATCAGGATATGGAATGGCAAATCAGCCTTCAGGTGGTTTTCATGCTTTAATCGCAGCGGCGTCTTGAGGTGGATGGTCAGGCGGTTAATCTCTCCCTGTGGCTCTTGTCCCTGCTGTCCTTGCCGCCCCTGTCCTTGCGGCTCTGGTATCTTGAGCTCGGTAGTGAAATCATCTCTGCTCAGCCTTTGATCCTGGCTGGAATAGATAACCTTCCCATGAGCTGAAACGGTCTTGAGAATGAATCCCGCCCTTTTCCCGTTTATGTATCTTCCAATGCCAATCTGTCCCATTTGATCGAAGGCATAGATACAGTAGGGAAGATAATCGTTTGCCTGACCAAAAAGGAGAAGATTGAAGTCAAAGCTATCACCTGGCTTGAAATGCTCCTGGAGAGTCAGCGGTGGCTCGATGACAAAGGGGTGAGGCGGGGATGGAAGATTCACGCCACTTTTTGTGCAGCCTTCTTTCTTCTCGAAAAAGAAAGAATATACACAACGGCTGTTCAACAGACAACTCTGGCAATCCTGCCTCTCAAGGGCACAGACCACCCGCTTTAAAGCAGTACCAAAGGCCCCGCGGAAAGTTGATCCCTTGAATGGAGGGAGAATGGCCTCGGCATTTAACTCACTGGTAAAGGTAAGGCGACTATAGAGCATTCCATTGCCCTTTCCATATGTTCTGGTATTCTGGGTGCTTATTTTGTTATCCTGTATTGCAGTATAATTAACGCCTAACGCCTGATATGGAGCCTGTGCAGGTAAGGAGAAATCTTTGCATTGCCCGTTTCTCCTGTTATAAGAGCAGGAAATAGACAAAATTCCATCATTATAGAAATATTAATACAAAGTTGATTTACAAGCAAGAAATATGTTTCAAGAAGAGAATATATTCTTATAGCCAAGGCTGGACCATTACATACTGACAGGTTGCTGACTGATCAGAATCGAGAACAATCGGCAAGTATTTCAAGGCTTCATCCAATCCTTGGGAGAGGAGTGGAAAAGCGGCTCTTTCAGGCCAACAGCCGCGTGTTCAACCCCCCAGATGCAAAGACTGACTCTCTCACTATGGACTATTTCCCCTAAACCGAATGGCACTTACATA is a window encoding:
- the csm6 gene encoding CRISPR-associated ring nuclease Csm6, with amino-acid sequence MKYILLAVCGLSPQVITEALYALHQEGRRVDAIQVITTRDGKDMINAHLLSPADGQYYQYLRDYGKDAGQIDFGADHVHVITDEDGRQIDDIIDEDDNECLLRKCLDLTFSLTSDPETAVFFLVAGGRKTMSSCLTLAAQLYGRPQDRIYHVLVSPGFESNRGFFYPPPVPVEIELKDQKGEPYSKKTSYARVNLIHMPFVSIRDRLSHEWLGTPHDPATLMLSLVREKKPALTINILEKKLTFKGMELDLSPSLLTLYTFFAMQKRDCSQEKPSCQSCQECFLTVQDVFSDQRKITELYLRITGSDLPLKNMDKSLTQDDICRGNIDSIGDIGGIGKLDAETFNQYKAKIKKKISQRFGLYTLPTLEISSVGRKPDTKYGIALDKRRIRILE
- the cas6 gene encoding CRISPR system precrRNA processing endoribonuclease RAMP protein Cas6 encodes the protein MLYSRLTFTSELNAEAILPPFKGSTFRGAFGTALKRVVCALERQDCQSCLLNSRCVYSFFFEKKEGCTKSGVNLPSPPHPFVIEPPLTLQEHFKPGDSFDFNLLLFGQANDYLPYCIYAFDQMGQIGIGRYINGKRAGFILKTVSAHGKVIYSSQDQRLSRDDFTTELKIPEPQGQGRQGQQGQEPQGEINRLTIHLKTPLRLKHENHLKADLPFHILIRAALRRISSLFACYGEGQPALDYTGLVARAQDQSIKIQASDLHWFDWERYSNRQEVKMLMGGIVGSISYTGNLGEFLPLLRLCEEVHLGKQSTFGLGQIVVEAG